The sequence below is a genomic window from Cygnus atratus isolate AKBS03 ecotype Queensland, Australia chromosome 4, CAtr_DNAZoo_HiC_assembly, whole genome shotgun sequence.
ATACCGAGATGACATTGATTTGCAAAACCTCATAGACTTTACGCAGGAATATGTAAGTTGGactatgtttattttttcttgcttgctttaaataaatacattctctctctctctctttttttttttacttcccaTCTGTTTGGTCTCTTcaagaaacaacagaaatattctaGCATATAATCCTTGTTATCTTTACAGAACTTGTACATACCCACAGCACCTGTGAGAAGTGGCTTATTTGTTGGTGTATAATTCAAAACCATTAAGTTGGAGAGCTGGGCTGATTTATTCATGAAGCTTTTCAGAGTCAGTGTGTCAGACTGAGTAGCTACCACCAGAGTCTTGTGTTCAGGTTGTTGGAGCATATTCTGTATGTATCTAAAAAGGTATTTTAGGTGTCATGGCAGGTGACATACATTCAGTTCTGGGATGATGATGGTGGTGTTTTAGCAACATGAGAGGTGCCGCACCACACTGCAGAGTGGCAGAGATGCTTGGCTGATCTGAGAGAAACTACAAGGTTCTTTCTCTTTACGAAGACTTAACGCAGTTAGCCTAATGAAGTGGGCAACTCAAAGTTCTGGGAAGAAATCTCTAAATGATGCCCCACCTGCACctgggggggaaggaagagtgAAGCCAGAGATGCACACACTTGTGCAGGTTCACTGGCTTTTACATGCAGGTGGTTTTGCCAGTACGTTCTTACTCCAGTACTTTCTTCTGGAAGGTGTTTATGAACTTCACTCAGAATTTGGCCTTGTGTAGCTACACTGTTAAGTGTTGGTTGAAATCATCGTTATCtctgatttttatatattctgcaaataaatttatttgatgtttcatttgcttttatattcCTTGGGGGAAAAGGGACTGAGTAACAGGATGTGGATCCTTGCACTGGTTTGAATATTTTCCGATTTGGAGAAGGTCAGAGGCCAATGCAGTCTGAAAGCACTGGTACATGTGTATGCAACCAAAAGACTCCAATCCAATTTTGCAGCAGGCTGGCACTAGATAACACCTGCTCTCCTAACGGGATTAGCACTCCTGACAGTTAAGTCAGGAACAGCGTGAGTCTGGAGAGCAAGCCACTTTTTCAGCTAGTAGAGATAAGATGAAGACAACATGCTTCTGAGATTAGAGGGACCTGTGTTACatccagagagagagaatttccGTTCCAACACTTGAAAGTGCTGTTAGTTtgatttcttaattatttttattattatttagctgGCATAGGTGGGTTCGTTGCGCTAGATTCTTGAGTGCTGTAAACTGTCAGTGCTCCACTGATCTCCAGTCCATTCTTTGTATGTTCAGCATGTTTCACAAAAGACTAAGTCCCATTTGGGGTATTTACACGTTTTGAAGGATTCTGCTTACCTTCAGTAAGTGAACGGCTGTATGGTGTTTAGCTtcctgctgggttaaaccacaacaaggtGTTACTTGCGTAATCTGTGATGTGCAGTAAACACTGAATTCATGCTGCCTCGTGTATGGCCTGACAAAGATTCCTCCAAACTGGCAAATGGAGTAGCTGTGCTAGTGCAGCACTTGGTGCTGACTAGTTTTGCTGAGAACCCAGGGCCCATCAGACTGGGCAGAATGTCACACTCTTGGCTGTGCTGTCCCTGGGGTCTGAGCTTGTAGGACTGTGCAACTTGGTGCTTTTAGGCTTATCAGCTTGTTCCATGCTTTTCTCCccagagagcagcactgcagggtaTGAACACAACTTTAACCCCATGGTAATTTTGGAACAACTTAGAGGTTTGaaaaggtctttaaaaaaataaagctctgaTGAAACAAGAAGGAATCTCAGATTCCTTATAGAAAACTAGAGGAAAACTGACAACGATAATTATTAATGCTGAAACTTGTTTATACTGAAAGTCAAGAagctctcctttctttttctctagtgGCAGTGTTGTGGGGCTTTTGGAGCTGATGACTGGAACCTTAATATTTACTTCAATTGCACAGATTCCAATGCAAGTCGAGAGCGCTGTGGTGTGCCATTCTCTTGCTGCACTAAGGACCCTGCTGTAAGTCAGTCAACAGGGTAGAATGGGTCTGCTGTTCCAATTTTAAAGCACTGTACAAGAGTTTTCTGGAAGTCATGCGTGATCTTAACTTTCCcaccactcttttttttttttttgtcccgTACTTGAAGCTCAGACTAACTGTTAATTTTCTGCAGTCAGCAAAAATCCTGATCTAACTTAAGCCTTCATTGTATGCTTTTCgtgtttgctgcttttcattagAATGAGAGAACCACGAGCTTGGCTAAACATACATATTAATTTTAGCacatataaaaagcagaagcccATAATGAGTTGAAGGATATGAGCTTTCAATTGAGTATCATCAGGATATTTCCTTTGCTGCCTTAAAGAACAGAAACTCTGAGACACTCTGAAGCAGGTATTACTCATTATTTAATGGAGTGTCCAGAGGCTGCAGTCAGGTTGGCCTGGTTTGCTCTAGGTGCAATAATAAATGACAGCCTGTGCTCTGAAGAACTGGAATATGTTTTCATTATAATCTTGAGATGATCATAGAAatcttttcactctttttctccctttaaaatTGCTGCTTGTCCTACAGTCACCCAAGATCAGACTTGAAAGGTCAGTTGTTGTTTGAGGGAGCGGCTTTTCTGGTAAATTTTCACAACCTTTTTAAATAGTTCTGGATCATCAAGCAGAAAATGCTGGAGCCATATGTTACTAGTACAGACATGATCAGGAGCTCAGGGAAGCAGTTCACTGACAGTGAAAAGCTTGGAACAGGGATGGGTGTGTGCACAGAGACTGTTACGTGGCTAACACTGCATACATTTGACTTTCatagagtttaaaaaaagcagcctGTGAGTGCTTGTATTATCTGGTAGTTCAGCTGTGGCTTTTTCTCCACCTGGAGTGACTTCTCGTTCCTTGAATGTCTGATCCGTAGCACTGACTAGGTTCAGGCAAGTTGCCAATGGGCAGCTCAGGTGCTTCCTGCCTTGCTAATGCAATGCAATTGCAGCTCTGGCATCCAGTCACTactgctgccctcctcctcctcctcttcactTGCACAAGCTGCATTCTGCTTCCTTTGCAGAGAACGTGTCTTCACACTAGTTTGAATCTTCCTCACAAATATTGTCATGTCTTTtaagaaagtattaaaatgaaatggaaagtaTGTTAGGCTCAAGCCTTACATTATGCTTAGGATTTCCCCCCAGTGTTTGCCTGTCTGCCCACCCACATTGAGAGGTCATCACAacccagttttaaaaatatcgTTGTTATAAAACCAAACCAGTGACAGCACTACAAGGTAATCCTATAAATACACAGTCCATGCTAAAGTTCCTTCTCcctttcactgtgtttttcttaGTTATGCAGTAACCAGAAAATTAAAGATAAGCCTCATTCTTATTCATTGTACGGAAGCAGCATACTTAGTTGCCTTTAAAGTAAAGACCCTGTCCATATTAAACTCATGCATGTAATGGATATAAATGAAACTAATCTGTGACAGGTTCAAATGCAATGATATGTGCAGGTTTACTCCACGGGAAAGCAAATTTGTCCCTTTTAGAAATTGCAGTGCAGTGTTGGACTGATACAAAAAATTATGTGGATGCGTTCTTGAacagaactttattttgttttagcaTTTAGTTCAGCTTAAATCAGGAAGTGAAAAGTTTAAGCTAAACCAATGTAGACTCCTTTAGTTTGCTTTGTAGTTTGAGTTGAAAGGTTCTGAATTTTTCTACAGGCAAGGCCTAGAAAAGTTGgcttatttccatttctttcttcatgctttctttCAGGTAACCAATCCTGAGGTTAAAGACAAAAGACGTTGATAATAAAACAAGTAGGCATtcagcacaaaaaaagaaagcttagaATCCCTCTGTTGGAATCTTACCTGCTTTTACAAGCTTGAAGCATATGGCTCTGTGCTTTTCTAAGCCCTGGAATAGAAGCAGTCACCtcattaaaagataaaaattactCAAATCTTAGAGATCCATTGAGGGAATCCAGCTTGGGCAACCTGTTGATGTACTTCCTGCAAAGTGGGAAAACACGCAGAGGAACTTAGCTGCTGATAGGAGAAGATAGCTAGGTGTACTGAACATCACAATTTAATCAAATTGGGGGAAGTGAGAAACACAGCTAGGAGAGACATTAGATTTTAAATAGCAGCCATATGGAAAAAGCTAAGACTGGCTGATTTTCTGACTTCCTTGAGTAGGTCCTTCTGCTCATTATGATTATATGATCCAGTAACTTAATATTTTGCTGACATTGGAGCTGACATTGGAAGTAGTTGCTTCATTTTATTGCCCCAAAATAACTGTATATACAGAGTAAACTTCAGCTTCTGCTAAGTAGCACTTGTTCACGAGGAAAAATCTGTCCTagcctgttttatttcctgtgcttGGGGAGTGCTAAAGCAGAGGCAGTAGGAATAATCTCCTTCCCCAATGGTATCAAGCTCCCATAAGAAAGAATGAGCAGTAGGAAAACATCACCCCATATTGTCTTTTTCCTCCATAGTTTCTGGAAAGGAACTAGGTACTGTATATATTTCTACAGGCATTCCCTGTAAGAACTTGCAGCTTCTGCAAACCAAGCTGTCCCTTCTCACCTCTTCATGCCACACAGACTGAACCCTAAAAAATGTTAACAGTAGTCTTGGTGTATTTTCAGTACAGACAAAACCTTTTCAGTGGAAAgttgttttgcttaaaatagGTGCTTCCTAATCCCTTTACTTTGACTTCTGAATGCTTGCATTTGGAATGTGGAGTTTATCCAGGTGGAGGGCTGGTTTTCCAAGTGTGAAGCTCtgagagatgaaaataatttttgattacgtgcttttgtttgttgtgaGTAATTAACAGCACTAAATGGAAGAGGGAAGGTGGTTTTAAAAAGTAGTATGGTGGCTGAAGTTAGGGTGATTGTCTTACTACATACAGAACCAGCTCTGGAGAACTGGGACAGGAGGTTTTGGAGACATTTCACTCATTGGCCTCTcctctgtctctttctcctAGGAAGATGTTATTAATACTCAGTGTGGCTACGACGCAAGGCAAAAACcagtaagcattttttttaaatgtgttatcCTAAAGATCTGAATCCTTCTTGCAAGAGCAGGTTATTCTATTGATGGGATAATTGAATATAATgacctgttttcttccttctccttgaCAGGAAGTTGATCAGCAGATTGTTATCTACACTAAAGGCTGTGTCCCTCAGTTTGAGAAATGGTTGCAGGACAATCTTACCATAGTTGCTGGCATATTCATTGGGATAGCATTACTGCAGGTAAATATCGCGTTTGCTACAATGAATTACATGGAAGAACAGCAGTGAGATAAAACATACAAGGGCTGGGGATGGGACTGTATATGAGAATGGAAATACAGCATGAGTTTCACTTCGAAATATGAAGTCTGTAGATTTTAGTGAGGTGTGTTAAATGCATGAGGCTTTTTTGTGTTAAAgggtatttcatttttatcagtagagatggatttgtttttcttttcaactgtTCACGGGTCAAAATTAACACTGTTTTAAAGATTGGGCAGAGATTTTTAAACCTCTACAGACCTATAGTTTCTGATGGTGCTTAAAAGAGCGGTGGAAAGCCTTTACAGTTGCTTTTACAAAGCAAATCTAGAACTATTCAATTTCCTGGAACCCAGTGACGCTATAAATACAATACTAGGTTTACAGGAGTTTTTCGATGCTTTCTTCTGCCAACACTGTTGATGTCTAACTTTATTGCTTCTTTTCATATCAAAGTTCTGTATAACCTAAGGAGTTTGCCTATGTGAAAAAGAGTTGTCCAGTGCTCCAAATGAATGAACTGTTGTCTCTTCCAGATATTTGGGATATGCTTAGCCCAGAATTTGGTTAGTGACATTGAGGCTGTCAGAGCCAGCTGGTAAAACTGCTGAAGTAACCACAACAAGACACTGGACAACCGAAACCCTCTGAAACCTCCAGTGTGTCACTCCGACACCAAGCTGTATGGACATGGGTGACAGGGAAGCCTTCTCTCCCACATAGTCTCAAGCCTAAGTTCCTGATGTTGCAGTGAACTCGTGTttctttggggagggggagagaagagtGGGCTCTAAAAATCTGCTGCTCactgacaatttttttgttttaaaccgCCAGTTTGAAAGCTGTTGAGCCGTGAATCTCTACTGTATTCTTGATCCTGAGTAACAAGTGGACACTTTTGAAAAATTGGTGTATTCAGTGGGACAGAGTTGCATCATTATAGTCTGTGGATATGCTGTTTATTCTTCATGTCATGAGCTCTACGATAGCTGCCAAATATTCCCAAGATGGTCTCTCTCCTCACCACTCTGTAAAGGATCAATCTTCTTGTTTTCACAGCTAAACATAGCTACAGGTCTAAACCCATCAAGCAGGAAGCAACTTTCTATGCATCTATTGTACAgtatatgaaaatgtttttaaaactaaggaattttttttttacacaagcTTACAACCATCTCCCAGTTGTACTTTGATGTTGGAATCGGCAAGCTCACAGGGAGAACTGTCTAATTTTATcaacatcttttttcctttctacacCCTTGTATGAAAGGAAAGGAGTTTTATATTTGACGAACAAAGGTTGTAGATCCTTTGGTTGCTGCCATACTTTAGGACATCAGTTTCTTAAGGCAAGAATGGGATATAACTGTATAAATGTATGAAAGCAGTGTGGATGTTGGGTCCAAGTGAATAATATTATTCAAAGAATGAATTAtatattaacttaaaaaaatcaaagcatatGTATCTGATATGGTtaaatcttttgtttctctggaaTTTAGTGTAACCTAATGTATTTAGGGATCTCACTAATATTAGTGCTTTGAAATACTTGTGCAAAACTTCTTTTAAGATAATTCCTTGGTCTGTTCCTATCTGAGGCTTtggtctttctctttttctttttttccttcaattcttttttcttgcatgaGCTGTGGAGTAAGTACCTGTGACACTCCAGTGCTTTAAATCTGTGCATATGTTTTAATACAGTCTAACCCAAACTTATTTATTGGTAAATGCATGTGATTATGGAAAGATCATATCCCATTCCCTTGGAAGTTGGACAGAACAGCTTTTGCCAGAGTAAATCCATACCTCCAGAAAACAAGTCCTTGCTATAGGGATGTCTCCCTTTGTTGCTCTAAGTGcaacaaaaagctttcttgACGCAATGGAATAAAAGTTTTAGAATCGAAGTGTGTATTAGGATCAGCCAAGACACAGACTCTTTTGAGTTGAAAAAAGAGTAGAATTTGGAATAAAGCACAAATAGCAGAAGAATTAGATCAGACTCCATCCAGCTTAGAGTTTGATTCATTGTTCTTCACAAATAATAGTGAATTTCCGAACCTAACCATAGCTTGGGTAGTTTCATTGCACTTTGTATAAATTTAGCTTATTATATGACCCTTCTCAGTATATGCAGAACCAGTCCTAAAAGCTATGAGCTTTTGGCTCCTGCTTTGGTAAAACAGCGACAAAGGGTGGTGTGTAGGACCTCATTGTAAGAGCTTAGCATCTTTGAGATGAGTTTCCTA
It includes:
- the TSPAN5 gene encoding tetraspanin-5 isoform X2, translated to MSGKHYKGPEVSCCIKYFIFGFNVIFWGVLSNISSITDLGGFDPVWLFLVVGGVMFILGFAGCIGALRENTFLLKFFSVFLGIIFFLELTAGVLAFVFKDWIKDQLYFFINNNIRAYRDDIDLQNLIDFTQEYWQCCGAFGADDWNLNIYFNCTDSNASRERCGVPFSCCTKDPAEDVINTQCGYDARQKPEVDQQIVIYTKGCVPQFEKWLQDNLTIVAGIFIGIALLQIFGICLAQNLVSDIEAVRASW
- the TSPAN5 gene encoding tetraspanin-5 isoform X1, which encodes MSGKHYKGPEVSCCIKYFIFGFNVIFWFLGIAFLGIGLWAWNEKGVLSNISSITDLGGFDPVWLFLVVGGVMFILGFAGCIGALRENTFLLKFFSVFLGIIFFLELTAGVLAFVFKDWIKDQLYFFINNNIRAYRDDIDLQNLIDFTQEYWQCCGAFGADDWNLNIYFNCTDSNASRERCGVPFSCCTKDPAEDVINTQCGYDARQKPEVDQQIVIYTKGCVPQFEKWLQDNLTIVAGIFIGIALLQIFGICLAQNLVSDIEAVRASW